In Halobaculum magnesiiphilum, the following proteins share a genomic window:
- a CDS encoding creatininase family protein, whose protein sequence is MRPDLMTTAPGDWSARTAPEIRELARTDGSVLIVPIGSIEQHGRHLPVATDSLLVSAVAQFGVERVREEVPVLTLPTFWSGYSPHHLSFGGTVSLEFEHMQHALEDVVDSALSNGFDAVLLLNGHGGNAALVDGTVSTVGTEHPSAEVLGLTYFQLAESFIDEIRESDPGGMGHGGEFETSLMMYLHEDLVRTDELDGTPMDEPYDKALDDMFAGGPLGVYRSFEEYSETGAIGNPGLATPEKGQRMYERLGDELEAVLRQIHDQNTE, encoded by the coding sequence ATGCGACCTGACCTCATGACCACCGCCCCGGGGGACTGGAGTGCCCGCACCGCGCCGGAAATCCGCGAGTTGGCACGTACAGATGGTTCGGTGCTGATAGTTCCCATCGGCAGTATCGAACAACACGGTCGGCATCTCCCAGTCGCCACGGATTCGCTGCTCGTCTCTGCTGTCGCGCAGTTCGGCGTCGAGCGTGTCCGCGAAGAGGTCCCCGTCCTAACGTTGCCTACGTTCTGGAGTGGCTACTCTCCGCATCACCTCTCGTTTGGTGGCACGGTCTCACTGGAGTTCGAACACATGCAGCACGCCCTTGAGGATGTGGTCGATTCGGCACTGTCGAATGGCTTCGATGCGGTACTACTTCTCAACGGGCACGGCGGCAATGCCGCGCTCGTAGACGGAACCGTCAGCACGGTCGGAACTGAGCATCCCTCGGCGGAGGTGCTGGGGCTGACGTATTTCCAACTCGCTGAATCATTCATCGACGAGATCAGAGAGAGTGACCCGGGCGGGATGGGGCACGGCGGTGAGTTTGAGACTTCGTTGATGATGTACCTCCATGAGGACCTAGTCAGAACGGATGAACTGGACGGTACACCAATGGATGAACCCTACGACAAAGCGCTGGATGATATGTTCGCAGGTGGGCCTCTTGGTGTCTATCGGAGCTTCGAGGAATACTCAGAGACTGGCGCAATTGGTAATCCGGGTTTAGCAACCCCGGAGAAAGGACAGCGAATGTACGAGCGACTCGGGGATGAGTTGGAGGCAGTCTTGCGGCAGATCCACGACCAGAACACCGAGTGA